In Dyella jiangningensis, the genomic stretch TTGTGGGAGCGCACCCTGTGCGCGACAAGCGTGGGAAGAGGCGGGTTGTGTGCTGCGGTCGCGCACCGGGTGCGCTCCTACGGGGAGGCGTATCAGCTGATGCGTCGGGCCATGCGCTGGTGGCCGATCAGCCTTGCCCAGCGCACGCCGATGTCGATCCACATCAGGTAGCCGGACTCGGTGAGTAGCCGGACTAGGTAACGACGATCGAGTTCGAGCGCCGGTTCGGCCGCGACCACTACGCTGTCGAATCCCAGCCGGCGCGCCAGCAGCTGGCAGCGCGCCAGGTGATAGCGGCTGCTCACCAGCGCCACCGGTGGCAGTACGCGCAGCACGGGTCCGTCTTCCTGCAGCAGGCTGCGCGCGTGGCGCAGGTTTTCCAGCGAATCGATGGAGGCCTGCTCCAGCTGCAGGACGATGCCGGGAGGCAGCTCGCGATCGGCCAGCCATGCCCTGCCCGCCGCCGCTTCGCTGATGCTGCCGCCACTGCGACCACCCAGCAGCAGCACGTGGTCGGTCAGGTCCGCGCGCATCAAGGCCAGCGCCCGCCCAAGGCGCAGCTGGTAGTCCGTTTCGGGTTGGTCACGCACCAGCCGGCGGCCAAACACGAGCACCGTCATCGGTCGCGTCAGGGTCAGCGGGCTGCGCGCCGCCACGTGCCACACGTGCACCAGATAGCCGACCCAGACCAGGCCCAGGCTCAGCACCAGAGCCACCAGCACGACCACAGCCGCATGCAACACGTCGCCATCGCTCAGATAGCGCCAGGGACCACGTTTGAGCGGAGCAACCGAGGACACGAAGGGCAGGGTGGCGAGGGCAGGCGGGTAAGGGAAGTGTGCGCAGCGGACTCTTCCTGCGCAATCCGCTCCATGGGCAAGATGAACGCCGCTTCGACCATTCCCGGGGCGGGCTAGGCAATGCGCCGGGGGCTGGTTAGGCTGGCGTGATGCCAGTACCGATTCAACCCCTGGCCGTCAGCGCCTACACGGCCACTTCGGCGCTCGGCCACGGTCTAGAAAGCCATGTCGCCGCCCTGTCAGCCACCCGCGGCGGCCTGCGCCCCAACGATTTCAGCAGCGCGCCCCTGGCGTGCTGGATCGGCCGTGTCGAGGGCGTCGAGGACGCCGCGCTGCCTGCCGCCCACGCCGTATGGGAATGCCGCAACAACCGCCTGGCCTGGCTGGGGCTGCGGCAGGACGGCTTCCTCGAACGCGCGCTGGACATCCGCCAACGCTATGGCGCCGCGCGCGTCGCGCTGGTGCTGGGCACGTCCACCGCCAGCATCGGCGCCACCGAGGAAGCCTATCGGCGCCTCGACGACGACGGTCACATGCCGCCGGACCTGCGCCGTCCGCTGATCCACGCACCCCACTCGCTCGCCGGTTTCGTCGCTGAAGCGTTGGGCCTGGAAGGGCCATGCCTCACCGTCTCCACTGCCTGCTCGTCGAGCGCGAAGGTGTTCGCCAGCGCCGAGCGGCTGATCCGGCTCGGGCTCGTGGACGCGGCCGTGGTCGGCGGCGTGGACACCTTGTGCGACAGCGTGCTGTTTGGCTTCAACGCGCTGGAGCTGGTGTCACCCGATCCCTGCCGCCCGTTCGACCAGGCCCGCCGCGGCATCTCCATCGGCGAGGCGGCGGGCTTTGCCTTGCTCGAGCGCACTGGCATGGCGCCGCACGCGCCCCGGCTGCTCGGCTATGGCGAATCCAGCGACGCGCACCACATGTCCACGCCGCACCCCGAAGGCCTCGGCGCGGAGCTGGCGCTGCGCGATGCGCTGGCCCGCGCCAACCTGCACGCCGACCAGGTCGACTACATCAACCTGCACGGCACGGCCAGCCTCAAGAACGACGAAGTGGAAGCAGCGCTGGTCACGCGTTCGTTTCCCACCACCACGCGAGCAAGCTCCACCAAGGGCTTCACCGGTCACACGCTCGGTGCCGCCGGCATCCTGGAGGCGGCATTCGCACTGCAGGCGATCGAACACGGGCTGGTTCCGGCCAACCTCGGCTGCACCACGCCTGATGCCGCCTGCGGGCCCCAGTTCGCCTGGGAAGTGGAGCAACGCAGCGTTGACGTCGCCGTCAGCAACTCGTTCGGCTTCGGCGGCAACAATGCTTGCCTGGTCTTCGGGAGAGCGCCCGCATGAGTGCGCTACAGGTGCATGTGGAAGGGATCGGTCTGTGGTCGGCGTCGCTGGCCGACTTTGCCGCGCTGAAGGCGCAGGAGCGCGGCGAGCCGGTGACCCCACCAGCTGCGCGACCGGCCGCGTCCACCCTGCCTGCCAACGAGCGCCGGCGTGCTCCCGAGAGCGTGTTGCTGGCGGTGGAAGTGGCGGGCCAGGCGGTGGCGATGAGCGGCCGCGGGGCCGCCGAGCTGGCGTGTGTCTTCAGCTCGGCCTACGGCGACCAGCTGATCTCCGACTACATGTGTACGACCCTCGCCCAGGCGCCGACCGAGCTCTCGCCCACGCGCTTCCACAACTCGGTGCACAACGCGCCTGCCGGCTACTGGACCATCGCCACCGGCTGCCATGCGCCCTCGAACGCGATCAGCGCGGGCCACGCGAGCTTCGGCGCCGGCCTGGTGGAAGCGGCCACGCTGTGCATCACCGAGCAACAGCCGGTACTGCTGGTGTGCAGCGACATCGCCGGCCATGGGCCGCTGGGCGAAATGAGCGGCTCGCAGCTGTCCTTCGGATGCGCGCTGGTGCTGTCGCCTCAGTCGAGCGAACGCAGCCTCGTGCGGCTGGACCTGATGCTCGAGCCGCATGCCGGCCCGATGTTGCATCCCGCGCCGCGCACCGGCGCCTGGCAGGAAGCCAACCCGATGG encodes the following:
- a CDS encoding beta-ketoacyl-[acyl-carrier-protein] synthase family protein; this translates as MPVPIQPLAVSAYTATSALGHGLESHVAALSATRGGLRPNDFSSAPLACWIGRVEGVEDAALPAAHAVWECRNNRLAWLGLRQDGFLERALDIRQRYGAARVALVLGTSTASIGATEEAYRRLDDDGHMPPDLRRPLIHAPHSLAGFVAEALGLEGPCLTVSTACSSSAKVFASAERLIRLGLVDAAVVGGVDTLCDSVLFGFNALELVSPDPCRPFDQARRGISIGEAAGFALLERTGMAPHAPRLLGYGESSDAHHMSTPHPEGLGAELALRDALARANLHADQVDYINLHGTASLKNDEVEAALVTRSFPTTTRASSTKGFTGHTLGAAGILEAAFALQAIEHGLVPANLGCTTPDAACGPQFAWEVEQRSVDVAVSNSFGFGGNNACLVFGRAPA
- a CDS encoding beta-ketoacyl synthase chain length factor, whose translation is MSALQVHVEGIGLWSASLADFAALKAQERGEPVTPPAARPAASTLPANERRRAPESVLLAVEVAGQAVAMSGRGAAELACVFSSAYGDQLISDYMCTTLAQAPTELSPTRFHNSVHNAPAGYWTIATGCHAPSNAISAGHASFGAGLVEAATLCITEQQPVLLVCSDIAGHGPLGEMSGSQLSFGCALVLSPQSSERSLVRLDLMLEPHAGPMLHPAPRTGAWQEANPMASAAWPLMQNLARGDGECTLAAAETLALRVVMETAA
- a CDS encoding YdcF family protein; this encodes MLHAAVVVLVALVLSLGLVWVGYLVHVWHVAARSPLTLTRPMTVLVFGRRLVRDQPETDYQLRLGRALALMRADLTDHVLLLGGRSGGSISEAAAGRAWLADRELPPGIVLQLEQASIDSLENLRHARSLLQEDGPVLRVLPPVALVSSRYHLARCQLLARRLGFDSVVVAAEPALELDRRYLVRLLTESGYLMWIDIGVRWARLIGHQRMARRIS